One segment of Comamonas thiooxydans DNA contains the following:
- a CDS encoding DUF2528 family protein, whose translation MSNLKTYTVKASWFNDAEVTLQVDHDLLTPELAKEINDFWSDASYRLRKEDEDVVRVVIRMFGARTISLAMEQGGWDFSKQSVVAGLRTAQEVIDSYGEGWPKAEELGIYVIQVAADSVGFDDVELEAVE comes from the coding sequence ATGAGCAATCTCAAAACGTACACAGTGAAGGCGTCCTGGTTTAACGATGCTGAGGTCACCCTGCAGGTTGACCATGACCTCTTGACGCCCGAGCTGGCAAAGGAGATCAATGATTTCTGGAGCGATGCCAGCTACCGCCTTCGGAAAGAGGACGAGGACGTGGTGCGCGTCGTCATCCGTATGTTCGGTGCACGGACTATTTCCCTCGCAATGGAACAAGGCGGCTGGGACTTTTCCAAACAATCCGTTGTGGCTGGCCTTCGCACTGCCCAGGAAGTCATTGATAGCTATGGCGAAGGCTGGCCCAAAGCCGAGGAGCTTGGGATCTATGTCATCCAGGTTGCTGCCGATAGCGTCGGCTTTGACGATGTTGAGCTGGAGGCCGTGGAATGA
- a CDS encoding DUF2190 domain-containing protein yields the protein MASQNNPGRQFDKQHAVTIVATAIIEKYRFVGYNGQHATSAGGVHDSQGTSEYGAAVGGAFSAITSYSGLVEVAAGQTIAFGDPVKPAADGSGKAALGDSDDNCGRALGAGTEGHIIEVQIQRHVHPATP from the coding sequence ATGGCATCTCAGAACAACCCCGGCCGCCAGTTTGACAAGCAGCACGCGGTCACCATCGTGGCCACGGCCATCATCGAGAAATACCGCTTTGTCGGCTACAACGGCCAGCACGCGACCAGCGCAGGCGGCGTGCATGACTCTCAAGGCACCAGCGAGTACGGCGCCGCTGTGGGCGGCGCCTTCTCGGCCATCACCAGCTATTCCGGCTTGGTGGAGGTCGCAGCAGGCCAGACCATCGCCTTCGGTGATCCGGTCAAACCTGCGGCCGACGGCAGCGGCAAGGCAGCGCTGGGTGACTCCGATGACAACTGCGGTCGCGCCCTGGGCGCCGGTACCGAAGGCCACATCATCGAGGTCCAGATCCAGCGCCACGTTCACCCCGCAACGCCTTGA
- a CDS encoding DUF3164 family protein, translating to MTTENTIPPGYWKNARGDLVPESRVTDIDKLRDQVVRDLCKMAEEHSQGLSKFKLDSMQDVAALVTTSMEKYGVKTGGDKGNVTLPTYDGEYKIVRQMADHLTFGEQLQAAKELIDRCVIRWAKNSDDNIKALVTHAFQTDKEGKINTGRVLGLRKIDIKDEDWLLAMQAISDSITVASTKPYIRFYKRNASGSYDAINLDMAAL from the coding sequence ATGACCACTGAAAACACCATCCCCCCCGGCTACTGGAAAAACGCCCGCGGCGACCTCGTGCCCGAATCCCGCGTGACCGATATCGACAAGCTGCGCGACCAGGTCGTGCGTGATCTCTGCAAGATGGCCGAAGAGCACTCCCAAGGCCTGAGCAAGTTCAAGCTGGACTCCATGCAGGACGTGGCTGCACTGGTCACGACCAGCATGGAGAAATACGGCGTCAAAACCGGAGGCGACAAGGGGAACGTCACGTTGCCCACCTATGACGGCGAATACAAGATCGTGCGCCAAATGGCCGATCACCTTACCTTCGGCGAGCAGCTGCAGGCCGCGAAGGAGCTGATCGACCGCTGCGTTATCCGTTGGGCCAAGAACTCCGATGACAACATCAAGGCTCTGGTCACCCATGCGTTTCAGACCGACAAGGAAGGAAAAATCAACACCGGCCGTGTGTTGGGCCTGCGCAAGATCGACATCAAGGACGAAGACTGGCTCCTGGCCATGCAGGCCATCAGCGACAGCATCACCGTGGCCAGCACCAAGCCCTATATCCGCTTCTACAAACGCAACGCTTCGGGCAGCTATGACGCCATCAACCTGGATATGGCGGCCTTATGA
- a CDS encoding major capsid protein yields the protein MMTLDEIRLKANPVLTNLLLGRGQGTMVADRLFPRLPQSLSTVTIAKMGDAARRRYNLRRAPGTATKQITINFEGKLYTVKQHAVEVPIPRELIRESDEAKKLNLAPNIGISTVAMTTARDVLNLDYEIEAAEFATDPSSFAPGHSKALAGAEKWSAPTGTPVTDILAASNVIRKKVGRRPNKLILSADAETALISNAEVKSYLPSTQMGPATLEQLKTILKVKEIVVGDASYTDEDDEGHDVWGNAAVLAYAPDIPASGEFSLAEPAFGFTNVIEGHPFSETPLYRESQKSWIYGGTFERAPNIAYPDAGFLFLNPN from the coding sequence ATGATGACGCTCGACGAAATCCGTCTCAAGGCCAATCCGGTCCTCACCAACCTGCTGCTCGGCCGTGGCCAGGGCACGATGGTGGCCGACCGCCTGTTCCCCCGCCTGCCTCAATCGCTGAGCACGGTGACTATTGCCAAGATGGGCGATGCCGCTCGCCGCCGCTACAACCTGCGCCGCGCGCCTGGTACTGCTACCAAGCAAATCACCATCAACTTCGAGGGCAAGCTCTACACCGTCAAGCAGCACGCGGTGGAAGTGCCTATCCCGCGTGAGCTGATCCGCGAATCCGACGAAGCCAAAAAGCTCAATCTCGCGCCCAACATCGGCATCTCCACCGTGGCCATGACCACAGCGCGCGATGTCCTGAACCTGGACTACGAGATCGAGGCGGCCGAGTTTGCTACCGACCCCAGCAGCTTTGCGCCCGGTCACTCCAAGGCCCTGGCCGGTGCTGAGAAGTGGTCGGCCCCCACAGGCACGCCTGTGACAGACATCCTGGCGGCCTCCAATGTGATCCGCAAGAAAGTCGGTCGCCGCCCGAACAAGCTGATTCTCTCGGCTGATGCAGAGACCGCTCTGATCTCCAATGCTGAGGTCAAGAGCTACCTGCCCTCCACGCAGATGGGCCCGGCGACACTGGAGCAGCTCAAGACGATCCTGAAGGTCAAGGAAATCGTCGTGGGCGATGCCTCCTATACGGATGAAGACGACGAAGGTCATGACGTGTGGGGCAATGCGGCCGTTCTGGCTTACGCGCCCGACATCCCGGCCTCCGGCGAATTCAGCCTGGCAGAGCCCGCTTTCGGCTTTACCAACGTCATCGAAGGCCACCCCTTCAGCGAGACGCCCCTATACCGGGAATCGCAAAAGAGCTGGATCTATGGCGGCACCTTCGAGCGCGCGCCCAACATCGCTTACCCCGATGCCGGCTTCCTGTTCCTGAACCCGAACTAA
- a CDS encoding ExeA family protein, with protein MSTQTIFAELSQTLGLSQRAISRECRISAAGLNRIVNQGIWPKFDARALRNRIWAFLVRRGATQDQAEAALPPLSKKLAPVVGATEAVPEEPKPLKNPEEDVMLLPKQSLTENARKAFSLFTDPFASEVTRDEEMFVNGEIRFVQEAAWQAALGGRMVAVIGESGAGKSTLLGDLKEKITRQHKPVVLVEPSVEGMEDTDNKGETMRSADIHAAIIYTLNAKATVARGKEKRSRQVQSLLEESTTSGRSHLLVIEEAHALPIPTLNHLKRLHEKMRLGRRPMLGILLMGHPELEDKLNRHDVREVMQRTEIVRLRPLGSDLAGYLKVRAEACNRKLDELITVDGVDELRSRLTVNAGKDHVSLLYPLNVNNWMVAALNAAAEIGAPVVNRDVIAAM; from the coding sequence ATGAGCACTCAAACCATCTTTGCAGAGCTGTCCCAGACCCTGGGTCTGAGCCAGCGGGCCATCAGCCGCGAGTGCCGCATCAGCGCGGCCGGCCTGAATCGCATCGTGAACCAGGGCATCTGGCCCAAGTTCGACGCACGCGCACTGCGCAACCGTATTTGGGCATTCCTGGTCAGGCGTGGCGCCACACAAGACCAGGCCGAGGCGGCGCTGCCGCCCTTGTCCAAAAAGTTGGCCCCGGTCGTTGGAGCGACCGAGGCCGTCCCCGAAGAACCGAAACCACTCAAGAACCCCGAGGAGGATGTAATGCTACTACCCAAGCAATCCCTGACTGAAAACGCCCGCAAGGCCTTTAGCCTGTTCACTGACCCCTTTGCCTCCGAAGTCACCCGCGACGAAGAAATGTTCGTCAACGGCGAGATTCGCTTTGTGCAGGAGGCTGCTTGGCAGGCAGCGCTGGGCGGCCGCATGGTGGCCGTCATTGGCGAATCCGGCGCGGGCAAGTCCACGCTGCTGGGCGATCTGAAGGAAAAGATCACCCGCCAGCACAAGCCTGTGGTGCTCGTCGAGCCCAGCGTCGAGGGTATGGAGGACACCGACAACAAGGGCGAGACGATGCGCTCGGCGGATATCCACGCCGCCATCATCTACACCCTGAACGCCAAGGCCACGGTGGCGCGCGGCAAAGAAAAGCGCTCGCGCCAGGTGCAGTCATTGCTGGAAGAGTCCACCACCTCGGGCCGCAGCCATCTGCTGGTGATCGAGGAGGCCCACGCGCTGCCCATCCCCACGCTCAACCATCTGAAGCGCCTGCACGAAAAGATGCGCCTGGGCCGCCGCCCCATGCTGGGCATCCTGCTCATGGGCCACCCCGAGCTGGAAGACAAGCTCAATCGCCACGACGTGCGCGAAGTGATGCAGCGCACCGAGATCGTTCGCCTGCGCCCCCTGGGCTCCGACCTGGCTGGTTATCTCAAGGTTCGCGCCGAGGCCTGCAACCGCAAGCTGGACGAGCTGATCACCGTGGATGGCGTCGACGAGCTGCGCAGCCGCCTCACGGTGAACGCAGGCAAGGACCACGTCAGCCTGCTGTACCCGCTCAACGTCAACAACTGGATGGTGGCTGCACTCAACGCAGCTGCAGAGATCGGCGCCCCCGTGGTCAATCGTGACGTCATTGCCGCAATGTGA
- a CDS encoding gp436 family protein has protein sequence MSYATVADMVARFGALELIQLTDVDNIPPSTIDEARVGLKLEDASSFIDGYVGQVYRLPLQGCRKPPIPGQPVEYAMPPVLVRMACDVARYYLHDDLAPENEVYRRYKAVIAELDAIAMGKSMLSCPWGGSPGALVAADAQQGTDVHFDFSPRAVTDDTLRGFG, from the coding sequence ATGAGCTACGCCACCGTCGCCGACATGGTTGCCCGCTTTGGTGCCCTGGAGCTGATCCAACTCACCGATGTGGACAACATACCGCCCAGCACCATCGACGAAGCCCGTGTCGGGCTGAAGCTGGAAGACGCCTCGTCTTTCATCGATGGCTATGTGGGCCAGGTCTACCGCCTGCCGCTGCAGGGCTGCCGCAAACCCCCGATCCCCGGCCAGCCCGTGGAATACGCCATGCCGCCCGTCCTGGTGCGCATGGCCTGCGATGTAGCGCGCTACTACCTGCACGACGACCTGGCCCCTGAAAACGAGGTGTACCGGCGCTACAAGGCGGTCATTGCCGAGCTGGATGCCATCGCCATGGGCAAGTCCATGCTGTCCTGCCCCTGGGGCGGATCGCCTGGCGCGCTGGTGGCGGCCGACGCCCAGCAAGGTACTGACGTCCATTTCGACTTCAGCCCGCGCGCTGTGACAGACGACACCCTGCGGGGGTTCGGCTGA
- a CDS encoding Mor transcription activator family protein, producing MARTFLTAAEAVVLTTVLPPGMTDEMRDVAHCLFEALALMDGRVGQAKPDQAWTQKLQAFANMSVVQLQHLAREKGGRTIYLSRGLAMQLSARDREMCAKFRGNYDELADEYDLTPMRVRQIVDTYQREMFLSRQQQLPGLD from the coding sequence ATGGCTCGCACTTTTCTGACCGCCGCCGAGGCCGTTGTGCTCACCACTGTCCTGCCGCCTGGTATGACCGACGAAATGCGCGATGTTGCTCACTGTCTGTTTGAGGCGCTCGCACTGATGGACGGGCGCGTCGGTCAGGCCAAGCCAGACCAGGCCTGGACGCAGAAGCTGCAGGCCTTTGCCAATATGTCGGTGGTGCAACTGCAGCACTTGGCGCGTGAAAAAGGTGGCCGTACCATCTACCTGTCGCGCGGCCTGGCAATGCAGCTCAGCGCCCGCGACCGAGAGATGTGCGCAAAGTTTCGAGGCAACTACGACGAGCTGGCCGATGAGTACGACCTCACTCCAATGCGTGTTCGCCAGATCGTGGACACCTACCAGCGAGAGATGTTTTTAAGCCGCCAGCAGCAACTGCCCGGTTTGGACTGA
- a CDS encoding regulatory protein GemA, with translation MTNNIAAIHTLKSKLQLSDDDYRALLMNLTGKSSSKDMTPVQQEAVRDHMQQLAVKLGLAKPTRSRRNTFAQSKQSASPKERKVWALWNQLYRDGKLRDNSAASLNAWVQRTVGTAALRFANGAQLDTLIEGLKSWGERE, from the coding sequence ATGACCAACAACATTGCCGCAATCCACACACTCAAGAGCAAGCTGCAGCTCTCGGATGACGACTATCGCGCGTTACTGATGAACCTGACGGGCAAGTCCAGCAGCAAAGACATGACGCCTGTTCAGCAGGAGGCTGTGCGTGACCACATGCAGCAGCTGGCGGTCAAGCTCGGTCTGGCCAAACCCACACGCAGCCGCCGCAACACGTTCGCACAGTCCAAGCAGTCCGCCAGTCCCAAGGAGCGCAAAGTCTGGGCACTGTGGAACCAGCTGTACCGCGACGGGAAGCTGCGCGACAACAGCGCTGCATCGCTCAATGCCTGGGTGCAGCGCACGGTAGGTACCGCAGCGCTGCGCTTTGCCAATGGCGCCCAGCTCGACACGTTGATCGAAGGTCTGAAATCCTGGGGAGAAAGGGAATAA
- a CDS encoding DDE-type integrase/transposase/recombinase encodes MDAIRMEVINQAARECAEAPWGQTGPIVQRAANVLNLSVQRTTTLISKASRDLGLSESRKRRSDAGQSAISDSDLLLISGTMTHDRRAGKWMLSCQDAIDMLFDGGKLDTRLTASHVNRLLRERGMHPEQISRPAPSTRMRTEHINAMWQIDASVCVLYKTPKGELVLLEEDGVHYKNKLHNYTRVMNDLLVRYVGAEHASGAIGTRFYLGGETTENALDFLMWLMTQRQDVGGQPMPFHGVPYMLYTDQGSAFKSGPFANFCRAMEIDLQHHKPRNSRATGLVENAQNLVERGLESRLRFLDPESITVARLNALAELWMHAYNGTRKHSRHGMTRYAAWATIGSQHLRLAPSMEIMRALPASMAKTRTVTSDMRVTYALKGQGSQDYDLRYVPGLSAGDKVFVTVNPFDAPNVRVGVTDRETGEIVWHQVEPTAKGFMGYDASAPVAGKEFKSMPTTPAQQLRQAVDAQAYAKDGKAATAAEVEAAQRDKVAPYLGQFDPLADIKAKAASLPTYMQRPGTAHEAAAPSVEAARLSVAEACKRIKQALGELYDAGTYAWLTERYGAAGVPEDVVKQMISARRDQQNTAPGTTGLRAVGGTR; translated from the coding sequence ATGGATGCCATCCGCATGGAAGTCATCAACCAGGCAGCGCGCGAATGCGCCGAGGCTCCATGGGGCCAGACCGGCCCCATCGTGCAACGAGCTGCCAATGTGCTGAACCTCTCGGTGCAGCGTACTACCACCTTGATCTCCAAGGCCTCGCGCGATCTGGGCCTGAGTGAGAGCCGCAAGCGCCGCAGCGATGCGGGCCAGTCTGCGATCAGCGACTCCGATCTGCTGCTCATCAGCGGCACGATGACGCATGACCGTCGCGCAGGCAAATGGATGCTGTCCTGCCAGGACGCCATCGACATGCTGTTCGATGGGGGCAAACTCGACACACGCCTGACCGCCAGTCATGTGAACCGTCTGCTGCGTGAGCGCGGCATGCATCCCGAGCAGATCAGCCGCCCGGCGCCGTCCACCCGCATGCGCACCGAGCACATCAATGCGATGTGGCAGATCGACGCCTCGGTGTGCGTGCTCTACAAGACGCCCAAGGGCGAGCTGGTGCTGCTGGAAGAGGACGGCGTGCACTACAAGAACAAGCTGCACAACTACACACGGGTCATGAACGACCTGCTGGTGCGCTATGTGGGCGCTGAGCACGCGAGCGGCGCTATTGGAACGCGCTTTTACCTGGGCGGCGAAACCACCGAGAACGCGCTCGACTTCCTGATGTGGCTGATGACACAGCGCCAGGATGTCGGAGGGCAGCCCATGCCTTTCCACGGCGTGCCCTACATGCTCTATACCGACCAGGGCAGCGCGTTCAAGTCAGGCCCGTTCGCCAACTTCTGCCGCGCCATGGAGATCGACCTGCAGCACCACAAGCCTCGCAACAGCCGGGCGACGGGTCTGGTTGAGAACGCGCAGAACCTGGTTGAACGGGGCCTGGAATCCCGCCTGCGCTTCCTCGACCCCGAAAGCATCACCGTGGCACGGCTGAATGCCCTGGCCGAACTGTGGATGCATGCGTACAACGGCACGCGAAAGCACAGCCGCCACGGTATGACGCGGTATGCGGCCTGGGCCACCATCGGCTCCCAGCATCTGCGCTTGGCTCCATCCATGGAGATCATGCGCGCGCTGCCCGCCAGCATGGCGAAGACTCGCACGGTCACCAGTGACATGCGTGTCACATACGCCCTCAAAGGCCAGGGCAGCCAGGACTATGACCTGCGCTATGTGCCTGGCCTGTCGGCAGGCGACAAGGTGTTCGTGACGGTCAACCCCTTTGACGCACCCAATGTGCGCGTGGGTGTGACAGACCGCGAAACCGGCGAGATCGTCTGGCACCAGGTGGAGCCCACAGCCAAGGGCTTTATGGGCTATGACGCATCGGCCCCCGTGGCTGGCAAGGAGTTCAAGTCCATGCCTACGACCCCGGCGCAGCAGCTGCGCCAGGCGGTCGATGCGCAGGCCTACGCCAAGGACGGCAAGGCCGCAACAGCCGCCGAGGTGGAAGCAGCCCAGCGCGACAAGGTTGCTCCCTATCTGGGCCAGTTCGACCCCCTGGCAGATATCAAGGCCAAGGCAGCCAGCCTGCCCACCTACATGCAGCGCCCTGGCACTGCCCATGAAGCTGCTGCGCCCAGCGTGGAGGCCGCACGCCTGTCCGTGGCCGAGGCCTGCAAACGCATCAAGCAGGCCTTGGGCGAGCTGTACGACGCTGGCACCTATGCCTGGCTCACCGAGCGCTATGGCGCTGCAGGCGTGCCCGAAGACGTTGTCAAACAGATGATCTCGGCCCGCCGCGATCAGCAGAACACCGCACCAGGCACCACCGGCCTGCGTGCTGTGGGAGGCACCCGATGA
- a CDS encoding recombination-associated protein RdgC: MIKNAIAYRISPTWVPDLQVLEAALQKTPFAECGATQERSVGWVPPRGEQHGLLAESVAGQWMLRFMTEAKLIPASVLNRKVNEKAEHIEKTAGRKPGKKEKRELKDEAKLDLLPMAFTKQGAMWVWIDPQARLLLLDTSAQGRADEVVSLLVEGLPGFALALVDTQTSPQAAMAHWLVTQEPPAGFSIDRQCELVAADESKAVVRYARHPLDIDEVREHIEHGKLPTKLAMTWDDRVSFVLNDNLQLHGVTLLDAVMDGQSQDDGGFDTDVAISTGELSRMLPDLIEALGGEGRTGLGELPASLTKQATTTGPAAAPADTEPDAAPF, from the coding sequence ATGATCAAAAACGCCATCGCTTACCGCATCTCCCCCACCTGGGTGCCCGATCTGCAGGTGCTTGAGGCTGCTCTGCAAAAGACCCCGTTTGCCGAGTGTGGCGCAACCCAGGAGCGCTCGGTCGGCTGGGTGCCACCTCGGGGCGAGCAGCATGGTCTACTGGCCGAGTCCGTCGCTGGTCAGTGGATGCTGCGCTTCATGACTGAAGCCAAGCTGATTCCCGCCAGCGTGCTCAACCGCAAGGTCAACGAGAAGGCCGAGCACATCGAAAAGACCGCGGGCCGCAAGCCCGGCAAGAAGGAAAAGCGCGAACTCAAGGACGAGGCCAAGCTGGATCTGCTGCCCATGGCATTCACCAAACAGGGCGCGATGTGGGTCTGGATCGACCCCCAGGCCCGCTTGCTGTTGCTCGATACCAGCGCGCAAGGCCGTGCCGATGAAGTCGTGTCGCTCCTGGTTGAGGGCCTGCCAGGCTTTGCGCTGGCCTTGGTGGACACGCAAACCAGTCCACAGGCAGCCATGGCCCACTGGCTGGTCACGCAGGAACCACCTGCGGGCTTTTCGATTGACCGCCAGTGCGAGCTGGTCGCTGCTGACGAGTCCAAGGCCGTGGTGCGCTATGCACGCCATCCCCTGGATATCGACGAGGTACGCGAGCACATCGAGCACGGCAAGCTGCCGACCAAGTTGGCCATGACCTGGGACGACCGCGTGAGCTTTGTGCTCAACGACAACCTGCAGCTGCATGGCGTCACGCTGCTGGATGCGGTTATGGACGGACAGTCCCAAGACGACGGGGGCTTCGATACCGATGTGGCCATCTCCACGGGCGAGTTGTCTCGCATGCTCCCGGACCTGATCGAGGCCCTGGGCGGCGAAGGCCGCACCGGCCTCGGCGAGCTGCCCGCCTCACTGACCAAACAGGCGACGACAACCGGCCCCGCCGCTGCTCCTGCAGATACAGAACCGGATGCCGCTCCGTTTTAG